The DNA window TCCGTTGGAAGTTAGCACGCTGCCCCCCGCAACCCCCAACGGAACGCAAGGGAACGCGTAAGCCATACGGGTATGGTTGACAAGATGGCCGTCCaagctgctctcctcctcctcgctcaagagctcgcaaaagaccctctgttggacgctgcagagctcctcttagcacgagaggaggaaatattgctgaggcgagaggaagagggagaagagaggctgccaaggcaaggagaagagggagaggataggccGCCAAGTCCTGTGCGGGTCAAGGACTATGCAGAGATGATAGTGCCTCTTTATTCCGGGAAAGATTTCAAGAAACACTTTCGAATGCAAAGGGAAACTGTCCCTGCAGCcacaggtgctggaggggcctctgcagcagctaccatggcggtagaggctgtctcttctgcctcagaggctgtgggaagaaatgcgacacatacaacaccgtcttttattgctataaatactaatattttcgtcatattgccttattccagcattctacaagggataacagacttaccacattgtttttgatgttctgtGACGTCGCATAAGCTGTCAAAATAGCATTTACATCCCCCACACTGAAAATATAGTGGTGAAGCGGCGGACGTCTGCGGTTTGTTGATAAACAATAGTTGCCAGACACCGCCAAGCATTCACCTCCGAGGAGCGCAAGGTCCCGCACGCTCCCGCAAGGCGAGCCGTATGCTGGTACCCCCCGATTCGGGGGAAGTATGCCATACTGTACGCCATACGGTCCCCAACGGAACGCGGCCCAGCAGGACACCGGTGTGTACTCTTTActcttcacaccaccaccaccaccaccacgaccactaccagtACCACAGGTAGCAGTGCAGGGAGGGGCCAACAATGAGGCGAGCGGAGCGGGGCTGCCACTTCAGCACTCAACCAATAAAAGTTTTCTCTCTTAATTCATGTGTAATTCAATCCAAACATGTGTATTtaacttttaatatttttctgagTGTTTTCAGCTTTTAAATCaccaaagacaaggaaatgagtTTTAATGAGTAATGTCGACATTTTCACagcacacttttcttttctctcaaatgTAAACTTAGGCCgtccttactttcctaactAACTTTTCCATAATTATTGATCACCTTTTCTGTGTATGAATGAAAGGTAACTAGTTTATTCCCAATGTTGCAGAAAGCACGTGGTTGTGTTTACATCTGAGTgagcggcgtgtgtgtgttgccaactTGCCACCACACCGTCTGTCTGTCAAGTGTCACTCATCTAACAAAGCTCGTGGTGCAGGCTTGTACAGGTGTGGCAGGCAGGTGTGGCGCCGAGCAGGTGTGCAGCAGGTGCAGGTGTGTCATTTGACGTGTTGCAGAGGCTGGTTATATTAGTAGTTAAGggagaaatgggaaaaatgtttggggtttgtttggtggtgggtgttgctaTCAAAGGTTGTGTTTTTCGTAAATGTTCTTAgatttatgtttttatattgTACCTTCTTTTggtgttattcttatttttctgtctttgctATTTCCTTAACCCGTAAATGGCCGGTTTATCACCAACACCCCTTCCAGATGAGCAAAAAGTAATCCTTTTCGATTATTTCTCGTCTGCTTTGACTCGTTGATGAAAACTTTACAGTGTTTTATTTATCAGTGCTTTTTGTTGAGCCTCATGCACACTCCGGCTGTGTAGGTGGTGTGgtgcgtgtgtggtggtgtggtgaagtgaagtgactcggaacaccacctctctcgcGGTCTGATTCTAGGAGGAAAAGTaacagagataaaaaataatgcaaagtaaaataatagtaaaaatgtcAATTGAGAAATTaacaggagggaaaataaaatgatggtggggtgtgtgggggtgtagGGCGACTGGCTGGGGTCTGTGTAGGGTGACagggtggtggaaaaaaaaacctgatagagaaattgataaaaaaaaagaactggtaTAAGGAAGTAGAAGGTTTAAATGTAAGAGGTACAAATATGTGTTGATGTGATAAAGTGAAGGATTTGTGAGTTACAGCTGGTgagtgtttgaagtgaaatggtGAGATGAAGGAGGTTGTGAGAACAGCACAGTACAATCTGATGAATATTGCCTTTCTACTTTTTAAGGAGACATTTGGGTGAGTGTTGTGTCAAGATTGTGACTCAGAATAATGTAATAACAAAGTTGGAGTCCTGCAGCTCCTTATATTATACCTTGCCAAACTATCAACTGAAACCACTACAACTAACAGCCTAATGAATCGGGCTGCTAGGATAACAAAACGTGCGTCGCCTCTCCACAGAATAGCACCCGTACTTATTGATCTACATTGCTTGCTGATAAAACCTGCAATTGTTGGTCAAATCTGTGTACCAACTCACCAAGTCATGACTACTGGAGAGGCCGTGTATATCACAAAATACGAAGGCATTAGTCACATTTGTACATTGATGTTTATATCCCTGAGAACAGAGGCCCTGTAGAGCACCACTGCTTGGAGGAATAGGGTGTGAACATTgtaataaagaatgaagagtCTCATTGGTGATTTCCTGGACGCTGCCACTCTCAGCAATATTTGTAAGGAATGTTCCAAGTTTGCAATGTGTCGCCTGTCTTATTCAGTGTGTCCTATGTGCTACATTCTTTCACTCCTATATGTTGTGCAGACACAGAGTACGCATTGCATTCCCTTATTGCACCTTATTGATTATTACTCTATtgctttcatttatctatttattttgtcataGAGAGTGTTGCCATGGCAGCATTAACACTGTACAGTGTAGTGTGTTCTTAGCCTGTTAGTCAAGAACTGAGACTgaagacaccaaaacacagggaaggaaaacaacttGTCaccatgttacacacacacacatttattgaaAGGCACACCTgcgccaccaacaaaacaactgCTTCTTGTCTCATTACTCCCTCacagcacacacagacacagccgCCACCACAGGCACGGCTGTGGCCCCACCTCAAAAGTGGACCTTCACATGTCTGGCAATATCAGCCTTTGTCTTGAAACACTTGCCACAGTCATCACACTTGAACTCCCTCAACCCAGTGTGTCTGAAGGTGTGTTTATTAAGATAAGAAATGGTAGGAAACCTTTTGCCACACTcatcacactcataattcctaacaccactgtgtgtcaggctgtgtgtggtgagaccATACTTTGTGGTAAATTTCTTcctacactcaccacactcataattcctaacaccactgtgtgtcaggctgtgtgtggtgagggcagACTTTTGGGTAAATTTTTTCGCacagtcaccacactcataattcctaacaccactgtgtgtcaggctgtgtgtggcGAGGATAGACTTTCGgttaaatttctttccacactcaccacactcataattcctaacaccactgtgtgtcaggctgtgtgtggtgagggtagACTTTCGgttaaatttctttccacagtcaccacactcataattcctaacaccactgtgtgtcaggctgtgtgagGTGAGCTTAAACTTTTGAGTGAATTTCTTCCCAcaatcaccacactcataattcctaacaccactgtgtgtcaggctgtgtgtggtgaggtgagactttcggttaaatttcttcccacagtcaccacactcataattcccaacaccactgtgtgtcaggctgtgtttGGTGAGGGAAGACTTTCGGttaaatttcttcccacagtcaccacactcataattcctgacaccactgtgtgtcaggctgtgtgtggtgaggtttcCCTTTAGggtaaatttcttcccacagtcaccacactcataattcctaacaccactgtgtatcAGGCTGTGTGTGGCGAGGTTTCCCTTTTGGctaaatttcttcccacagtcaccacactcataattcctaacaccactgtgtgtcaggctgtgtgtggtgatgctAGACTTACGggtaaatttcttcccacagtcaccacactcataattcctaacaccactgtgtgtcaggctgtgtctCTTGAGGGAAGAGTTTTGggtaaatttcttcccacactcaccacactcataattcctaacaccactgtgtgtcaggctgtgtgtggtgaaggaagacTTTTGGGTAAATTTCTCCCCacagtcaccacactcataattcctgacaccactgtgtgtcaggctgtgtttggtgaggtgagacttttgggtaaatttcttcccacagtcaccacactcataattcctaacagcACTGTGtatcaggctgtgtgtggtgaggtgagacttTCTGCCAAATTTCTTCCCacagtcaccacactcataattcctaacaccactgtgtgctAGGGTGTGTCTGGCAAGGCCTTGTTTGGTGGTAAAAGTTTTGTCACACTGCTGGCACTCAAACCTGCTCTGTCCTGTGTGGCCAGAGCTGCCTGTCTCCTGGTGATCCTTGCCACCACGCCTGTGCCTCCCCACACCTGAggctgactgctgctgctgctggcactGGCCACCCATGCCGCTGCCCGGCCTCACACCCTCCATTCCTGCACCACTGTCACCAGCACACGCCACGGCCAGTCCTGCAGGGAGCCTCGGGGAGGACAGACAGCCAGGCAGCCGTCGGTGGGTGGCAGGcaggggcggcggcggcagacTGGACgctggctgggctgggctggtctGTGGAGCAGGGAAGAGTGGTGTGGCCATCACAAACTGTACACACGTCTCACAAACACTACAGCTGGAatgctaacctaaccaaaccttatttgaaggatagataggaaagaggagacctaattacAATGTAAAGTTAGCaaactgtatggaaaagatagacagacaagacctggtaacactgacggtggatggagatagacaaacaagatcatgaaaagtcagtgtctgaggaacattaggaagttcagttttccacaaagGACGGTGGACCTCTGGAATGGCtagagtgaagagattgtagcaccagaaagtgtgcacaaatttaaggaacagttggataaatgtagacatggagacaggtcactatgagcccccaGCTCCACtccaaccctgtaatatacaactaggtaaatacttcTTGTTTGGCTAGGTTAAGTGCTGGCAGCAAGAGCAGGATCAGGATCAGGATGGCCGCCAGCACAACAAGAGCTTCAGGGACAAGCACCTCATCCTAATATTAAGcaacattttattttgtattgctATTATTGATCAAGTTTGTGAAAGGTGAACCTTAATTGTGTGTGACGTGTCCTAAGTATTAACCTCGGGAGAAGGTTCCCTCCGCCGTGGGAGCCTtccccacccacacacgcagAGCAGCATGTACCAGTGTACcagacataagaacataagagaggagggaagctgcaagaggccaccaggcctatatgaggcagtcccagtgtgcttaatctacctaattccatctatcttccccatccatgaattgatctaaccttcttttaaagctccctattgactcagccctcactacatgcccactgacactcttccactcctcaaccactctgtttgaaaaccagtttcttcccatttcttttctaaacctgaatttttcaagcttaaacccattatttgtGGTTCTgaccccgctactgatcctaagaactacatccatgtcccctttgttaaaacccttataccacttaaatacttgtatcaagtctcctcttaacttacgtctctctaaggaatccagactaagttttttcagtctctcttcataggtaTATCCCTCGttccctgtatccttttagtcctcctcctttgcaCAGACTCCAATAGAGCTACggtatgtccttcctgtaatgtggggaccagaattgtaccgcagaCAAAAGAGTTTGGTCCACACAACACAGTAACAAGTGTAACAGTAAACAGTAAACACTCACTGGCAGTGTTCCCGTGAGACTCCTCGCCTCGGTGAGTGAGTGTTGGTGCTCCACCTGTGGAGGGCCAATCACAGGctacaccactgctactactggttGAGGAAGGCACAGGTGAAGGGTGGAGCGTGGAGGTGGACACCAGCAGGACACcggtgtgttttactgtttactATTCACACCAccacggcaccaccaccaccaccaccgtcaggcGTCAGATCCAAGGTTCCCAGTCCCATATTTCTGTGGCGACTGGCGAACTACCATACACATCCGTTAAAAAATAGTTTTTTGAGCTAGATTATCGTACACCCCGTATTGGCTAGCAAGATATACACAAACATTTATTTGGCTATTGTTTTTTCTACGTTTTGCAGAATATTACAAATTGAACGATAGACACcaatataagtttttttttttcatttgattataCAAGTAGGTTCTAGACTTGAAAAGCAATGCATGTTACGAATAGCCATCATATATTCTGTACTCAATATTTTACATGTCGATGGCTGAATCATCTTCGATTTCTGGATAATGTGGATCAGTTTGTACACCAGCTGGATATAGGGTTTGGGAAGTGTTGCATCCTGCCATGCTCCTTGACGGCTGGGATGAGGTGCAGTtactatttccttcactttttacaGATTGTTCAGCCAAAAAGAATGTCTCTTACTGATTCTGTTTTGAGTTTATTTCTGTCTTGagttttcattctatttatatCTGAGAAACATCTTTCGCAGTCTGCATTTGCGTGGGGCACTGAGAggctaaccattctcttccaggtacaaaCTAACCTTCTCgttaattatctagtcttcCCCAGTAATGCTCTGGTTAGCGCACCGTGGCGGCGATCCAGGAGccttgtgctggtggtggtgctggtggtggcgtgcctggctggctggctgtggcggGCGTGCACGTGCTATCATATGGTACGTGAATGATTGGGTTTAGTACGGTTAGTGAAATGATGTACAGTTTCTTATcacttttttagttttatttattttttgagtgtgtggtttgatatggtgttttttgttgttccagGGTTGCGTGGTAGGTGCGTTCACTGGTCTgggctgtgttggtgtgtgttctgAAGAGATGACCGCAGACACGCTGGCTGCTGATGACTATATAGAGCCGCACAGAGGCAGTGTACTGTACAAGCTGGATGGAAGTATGCAAACCTcgcaatgaagatggaaaaggtgaggaaatgGTTCTTCTATCTTGACTTTTGCCTAAAATaagcgtcgtgtgtgtgtgtgtgtgtgtgtgtgtgtttcctattttttttaatcttttccatctctctattCATATTTGTATCGTCTCGATTCTTATTTAGTGTATAAtatattttgtatgtttgtataccTTCTATATTCTGTTTCCTCGCATCTATCTAGTTTGTATTGACATTTGTCACTAGTGTTCTGAATCTCGTATTCCTTTGTTTGAATACAGTAACATGAACAAGGTTGTGAATGTtcgggtgtggtgtggatgagcaAGTGAGCGAGCTGGCATTGGGAGCCGAGCGGGGGAGGCAGCGCGACGTGAGGCTAGCCAAGATGTAGGAAAATTGTACTGTACTTACTATGGAATGGTGTTGTTACTGTAAAGCATACTTAAGAAAGATCAAAATATGGCTCATTTCCTTGTGTATAAGTTTccggtgtgtgtgagtgtgtaactGTGGATGGTTGAGCGAGGGTGTGGGTGCAGGCTGCAGACTGGGGCACATGACGTGGAGCCTGTGGTGACCGGTGACTGGTGAGGCGGTGACTGGTTCACTCTGGTATTTACACGACTGCCGAGGAAATAatacataagtgtgtgtgtgtgtgtgtgtgtgtgtgtgtgtgtgtgtgtgtggagcaagCTCAACTCACGATGTTACTTGTATAACACCCTgctcccttctgtccctctcctgTGTCCCGGGGCTGCCACGGACGGTAGTAGACAGGATAACCTGGTGACCCATCGTGTAGGGGAGGTACAGTATACTCCTCAAGACTCACCAATTTCCACTGTAAACATCTTCGCCTCTCTTCCTTCGCCCTGCCATCACCAAGCCTGTCTCTCCCTTATTCGTTACTTCACTATACTCTAGTGGCGTCTTAACTTCAGTTTTGGTCCTTAGCATTAAAACCTTAACTAACATACAATTTACTTGTGCTGGTTGACGTGTTTCCTTATCGTCGCGCAGACAGACCCCTTGGCATGCGGCGATAATATCCCCCTTCACCAAGATCACCAGCACAGGACAAGatcacgaagagaaagagaggattaaGATGTCACACTAACCATTAACTCGATACCTGAAGCGAGAATAACCATTATGTCCCATTAATAATAGCTGTAGTAATGGGGAGTTATCATTGACAGTTGTGTACCGTTCAGACAGCACAGCCTTCACGCacatacagtggtggtggtgctggcggtggtgttttggtgtttactGCTCAGTCTATCTACACACCCAGACGCATTCACGCACAGCCATagatactcaaaacacactcaaacacacaaaaccaagctaaacacatacacacacacgcacacaatgaagtgaagtgttacCATATTCCCAGGCAGTTTTTAGCAGCACAAGCGGCAAGACAAGAGTGAACCAGCAGTGCAAGGCAAGCCACCATGACCtgcagccttcaccacacccctccttcacttactcaaGGTGTGTTTAAGGCCATTCGCTTATCTTGGGCCTCAATTTACCTACGGGAGTGAAAATACCTCGAACTGTACCCAGATTTGTAAAGGTGATTAGGTAAACAAGCGGTCATAGAGGCAAGTTGTGTATATTCGCCGTTGTTATTTGCGTCCTTCACTCAcagtaagccaaacatgtgccAGAGTGCACCCACCAGTCTACCATGTCATCTCCCATGGTCATTTCTTCCCGACATAGcctcattttgttgtggtgagatttTAAAGGCAACATATGGACCCCGCGCCGCCGCTGTTCCCGCCTCCAGGTCCCCGGATGTTACCTACCCCTCTGGTCCCCCGCCACCATCCCCCTGGCAGCCTGCTCGGTCCAatacttttttctaatatttcgtgagggtaatattacgcttccatggtgtgtttttatggtttgtataaatgtttcgttgtgtttgaagtgtgttgcgcgcctgtgttgggtaaatatgtggcgtttagtggtgttttatggcgtgtgtTAAAGGCTTTTCAACGGTCAAAATTTTCCCTCTCGAATTTTGAGGTTTCTTATTTGaataagtgggcctttgtggTGTCAAAGGATCGGCTGTCCTCTTTTaggcgtgaaatcaatctattgagtgaaatatgtggactttgaaatggtgtttggtggtgttgaaaaacgtcttatttttctttattttatttggtgaCGTTTGTGGTTCTCGGTGTAACTCGCTGTGGAATGCCTTGAAAGATACCTCACACTCCCTCAAATGTGGTCAaacactcgccaagtgaaaatggcttgactttgcagggcgttttagcagatttatgagtttgaatgttgttttatatttagcatacttaatttagacattttttaaaaaactagttaagctggagttgttttgatatttttaaaatcagttttcttatttatcacgtcataaaataacaagcattcggccgtggcttcgttttatcgaaaagtcatttttaaaatgaaatgatttacgtaatttagccgagtgacCCCCGCTCCCGCTCGCGTTCTCtgtgatgaccacagcccaggtggtgactcaaCAACACAGCCCCGGGCTGCCGCCTCTTTTCCAAAgccgcagttcgtcaatattttgcctaatatctggtgatttctacgtgtttgcgtgtgtttctAGGCTGTGGtgagtagatagtagtagtagaaggaagaaggaaggagaaataaaggaggaggaagaggaggaacaggctAGCCACAATACTtgactctccctccacttcctcaatacTTTGCTTcatatctcgtgttttctaagtgttttgatgtgtttctaggctcaggcgtgtagatggaagcagtaaaaggaaggaaaaagaagaaagaaaggaggaaaacgaagaacaaaggagaaacagaagtgaaagaggaggaggagccaagccgCAATGTTTAGGTAAGTCTGCCCTTCTTTATTATGCATTTTGATGTTTTGAGGTATATTTGAGgagtttgaagtgtgtttggtggtgtagcgcgttgttttgggtgttataagtgtgttttgggtgcattttgtgtgttttcagtgtgtgtgagaCGTTTTGGGTATATTTCAcgtatcttgagtgtggtgtgggagtgtgtttgagtatttgggtgtgttttaagagGTTGTATAaggttttgggttagtttggagtgttttaagTTACTTGAGTGTGTGTAGGGGATGATTTGGGtatagttttgtgtgtttttagtgagttttgtgtgttgtgaagTAATTTGAAGTGTtgcgtggtgttttgagtgcgtttgggaATATTTTtgagtggtttgggtgtgtgtggtgtgtattggTGTAGATTTTGTGTCTCTAGTGAGTTGTAAGTATGTTTAttggtattttgaggtgtttcatggtgttttgagtgtttttggttaGTTTTGAGTCATTTAAGTggtctgggtgtgttttggggtgtgaggGCTGGTATTGGTGTATATTTTGTGTCTCTAGTGAGTTTCAAGTGTTTGttggtattttgaggtgttgcatggtgttttaaggtattttgggttagttttgagtattttaagtgttttgtgtatgtggaagcggtgttgtggtgtgtgttcgggtgtatgtgtgtgtatgtggagtgGTATTGGTGTATATTTTGTTAGTCTAGTATGTTTATTGGTAGTTTTAAGTGTTGCatggtattttgaggtgttttgagtgtgttttgggttggttttgagtgttttaaatgcTTTGAGTGTGTGGGAGCggttttttggggtgtgtttggccGTATGTGTGCAAGTGGGAGGGAATGAAATGATGGAAGcggaagagaatgagatgattatggtgatgatggtggtgttgggacGGTGTGGAGAGGCGATTGAAAggattgaggctgtgaagatgtggtggtggagtgtgtggagcaggcaagtggaagagaatgagatgatAAGAAGAGGGAATGATGTGATAATGGTGTTGGTGAGCTGTGGTGGCGCTGGGACGGTGTGGGGAGGCGAATGAAAAGATTGAGGCTGTGAATGTATTAGTGCAGGAAACATGGCTCAATATATGCAATACTTAGCGATATGAAAgacagtgtttgtgttttagtggcagtttttcttgccctttcACTTCCCGATACAAAATgaaactcttcagtactgggacgcattttgaccatgagttttgtgtgtcatTAGAcggtttcattgacattaggaagggtctatggtggtcacaAAATAAATGGCTAGAATCTTcaacattttaatccccccacataagttagtGAAGCAGTATAAAACCGAGAAATagcaagaatataaaaacacgtcattGCAGTGAAGGGGAATAAGATCAAAGCAGCCACACGGAGCCACGCGgacggacaccaccaccaccaccacccggccAAACCTCCCACATTTTCCCTAATATCTCTGTTATTCTTGGTCCACGCAGGATGTACCGGTGTCCCAAGCTGGTGGATGtcccggtggtggtggagctgccCTTTGTCATGTACAAAATGGCACCTTTCACCTTAAAAGGCCACGATTCGAGTCCCGCCCAGCTGATGCAAACTTCCAAGGTGAGACGGACGGCTGGGGCTCTCTTCATTAATGCCACCTTATTTGACCTTGTTTGACCTGACCTGGGGTGTCCTGAGGGGTGGTAATGGTGGGGTATTGGTGTGTCTTGCTGGTGTTGTATAGGGAAAGGTTTAAATGCACGTTCTTATGTAGAAAATGGTCACTGTGTCACTGTAGATTGTCTCGCCATACTGTGACtccatgactactactactactactactactactactactactactactactactaccgccaccttAAGGCGCTGTCGATCAGGTTGTCAGGATAGAGAAACCCTTCACGTTGACTGGAATGTCCGTATTGTCTGTATTGTAGACAGGATAACCTGGTGACCCATCGTGTAGGGGAGGTACAGTATACTCCTCAAGACTCACCAATTTCCACTGTAAACATCTTCGCCTCTCTTCCTTCGCCCTGCCATCACCAAGCCTGTCTCTCCCTTATTCGTTACTTCACTATACTCTAGTGGCGTCTTAACTTCAGTTTTGGTCCTTAGCATTAAAACCTTAACTAACATACAATTTACTTGTGCTGGTTGACGTGTTTCCTTATCGTCGCGCAGACAGACCCCTTGGCATGCGgcgataataattattattatcattattatcattattttgtcagCCCTGAAAATCCTAcaaccttcaaaacacacacaaaacaataaataacaataaaaaagaaagatgataacaagaacaggcgtaaaacatcattattatcattattatcattgttttggcagccctgcccatcCTGCAGCCCCCGCGAGTGATCCTGTACgccctgccgctgctgccgctcctgctggtggtgaccCTGACAATGAGAGTCAACCTGTGCTCTGTTCTCAGGGACTTTTACCATTATCGTGTGCTGTGAGAGGCGTAGAGCACTGTCTGGctgtccccctccccccaccgcccgctctctctctctctctctctctctctctctctctctctctctctctctctctctctctctctctctctctgtcttgtatCATATTGCACCTTTTTGTGTGTTAAATAgtttaaataaaggaaaatataaggaaaatgttgactaattattactattatgattattattataattattataattattattattatcgttattattgttgttgttgttgttgttgttgttttgacgtgtacaagatggtatataaataaTTTGCCTGTATGTTGTGTTACTACttatgaatggtgtgtgtgtgtgtgtgtgtgtgtgtgtgtgtgtgtgtgtgtgtgtgtgtgtgtgtgtgtgtgtgtgtgtgtgtgtgaccagctGATTTGAATAGGAAAAATGCTGTGACAAGGAAAGACCTGCATTTTTTCCGGAATTCAgtcgttttgtttttatccttaTACAGATCAGGAGTACTTGTTACTCTTTTAAGCACAGATATTCCCAAGTAGACCTATTCTAGCATTATCCATTCACTCTCGATCATTTCTTGGTTCAAATATTACCGAGTGGTT is part of the Portunus trituberculatus isolate SZX2019 chromosome 2, ASM1759143v1, whole genome shotgun sequence genome and encodes:
- the LOC123503812 gene encoding zinc finger protein 814-like, which produces MEGVRPGSGMGGQCQQQQQSASGVGRHRRGGKDHQETGSSGHTGQSRFECQQCDKTFTTKQGLARHTLAHSGVRNYECGDCGKKFGRKSHLTTHSLIHSAVRNYECGDCGKKFTQKSHLTKHSLTHSGVRNYECGDCGEKFTQKSSFTTHSLTHSGVRNYECGECGKKFTQNSSLKRHSLTHSGVRNYECGDCGKKFTRKSSITTHSLTHSGVRNYECGDCGKKFSQKGNLATHSLIHSGVRNYECGDCGKKFTLKGNLTTHSLTHSGVRNYECGDCGKKFNRKSSLTKHSLTHSGVGNYECGDCGKKFNRKSHLTTHSLTHSGVRNYECGDCGKKFTQKFKLTSHSLTHSGVRNYECGDCGKKFNRKSTLTTHSLTHSGVRNYECGECGKKFNRKSILATHSLTHSGVRNYECGDCAKKFTQKSALTTHSLTHSGVRNYECGECRKKFTTKYGLTTHSLTHSGVRNYECDECGKRFPTISYLNKHTFRHTGLREFKCDDCGKCFKTKADIARHVKVHF